A stretch of Flavobacterium sp. N2270 DNA encodes these proteins:
- the rpsJ gene encoding 30S ribosomal protein S10, which translates to MSQKIRIKLKSYDHMLVDKSAEKIVKTVKSTGAVVTGPIPLPTNKKIFTVLRSPHVNKKSREQFELSSYKRLLDIYSSSSKTIDALMKLELPSGVEVEIKV; encoded by the coding sequence ATGAGTCAAAAAATCAGAATAAAATTAAAATCTTACGATCACATGTTGGTAGACAAGTCTGCTGAAAAGATTGTAAAAACTGTAAAGAGTACTGGTGCTGTAGTTACTGGGCCAATTCCTTTACCAACAAATAAAAAGATTTTCACTGTTTTACGTTCACCACACGTAAATAAAAAATCTAGAGAGCAATTTGAATTAAGCTCTTACAAGAGGTTATTAGATATTTATAGTTCTTCTTCAAAAACTATCGATGCTTTAATGAAATTAGAGTTACCGAGTGGTGTTGAAGTTGAAATTAAAGTATAA
- the fusA gene encoding elongation factor G, translating to MGRDLKYTRNIGIAAHIDAGKTTTTERVLFYTGKSHKIGEVHDGAATMDWMAQEQERGITITSAATTCEWNFPTKQGALLPESIPYHFNIIDTPGHVDFTVEVNRSLRVLDGLVFLFSAVDGVEPQSETNWRLADQYRVPRMGFVNKMDRQGSNFLAVCQQVKDMLKSNAVAITLPIGEENDFRGVVDLVKNQAIVWHDETQGATFDIIDIPADMVDEVKQYRSILIEEIATYDENLLDKYMEDENSITEDEINAALRAATIDMAIIPMIAGSAFKNKGVQFMLDAVCKYLPSPMDKEGIEGIHPDDADLLEEDQTKILRKPDVKEPFAALAFKIATDPYVGRLAFFRAYSGRLDAGSYILNTRSGNKERISRIYQMHANKQNPIEYIEAGDIGAAVGFKDIKTGDTMCDEKHPIILESMKFPDPVIGIAIEPKTKADVDKMGMALAKLAEEDPTFTVRTDEASGQTIISGMGELHLDILIDRMKREFKVEVDQGEPQVEYKEAFTRSATHRETYKKQSGGRGKFGDIVFTLEPAEDVDGKPAVGLQFINAVKGGNVPKEYIPAVEKGFREAMKTGPLAGYAVDSLRVTLSDGSFHPVDSDALSFELAAKMGYKEVAKAAGAVILEPIMKIEVITPEENMGDIVGDLNRRRGQVNDMGDRSGAKTIKADVPLSEMFGYVTTLRTLSSGRATSTMEFSHYAETPSNISEEVIKKAKGNA from the coding sequence ATGGGAAGAGATTTAAAATATACAAGAAATATTGGAATTGCTGCTCACATTGATGCTGGTAAAACAACAACAACAGAGCGTGTATTATTCTATACTGGGAAATCGCATAAAATTGGTGAAGTGCATGATGGTGCAGCAACAATGGACTGGATGGCTCAAGAACAAGAAAGAGGTATTACTATTACTTCTGCTGCAACTACTTGTGAGTGGAATTTTCCAACAAAGCAAGGTGCATTGTTGCCAGAGTCTATACCTTACCACTTTAATATTATTGATACTCCGGGACACGTTGATTTTACTGTAGAGGTAAATCGTTCGTTACGTGTATTAGATGGTTTAGTTTTCTTATTTAGTGCTGTTGATGGTGTTGAACCTCAATCAGAAACTAACTGGAGACTTGCTGATCAATATAGAGTACCTCGTATGGGATTTGTTAATAAAATGGACCGTCAAGGATCTAATTTCTTAGCAGTATGTCAACAGGTAAAAGATATGTTGAAATCAAATGCTGTTGCTATCACTTTACCTATTGGTGAGGAAAATGATTTCAGAGGAGTTGTTGATTTAGTTAAAAATCAAGCTATTGTATGGCATGATGAAACTCAAGGAGCTACTTTTGATATTATTGATATTCCAGCTGATATGGTTGATGAAGTTAAACAATATCGTTCTATTCTTATTGAAGAAATCGCTACATATGACGAAAATCTTTTAGATAAGTATATGGAAGATGAGAATTCAATAACTGAAGATGAAATTAATGCTGCATTAAGAGCTGCTACAATTGATATGGCTATCATTCCTATGATTGCTGGTTCTGCGTTTAAAAACAAAGGAGTTCAATTTATGTTAGATGCTGTATGTAAGTATTTACCATCTCCAATGGATAAAGAAGGTATTGAGGGGATTCATCCTGATGATGCTGATTTATTAGAAGAAGATCAAACAAAAATATTACGTAAGCCAGATGTTAAAGAGCCATTTGCTGCTTTAGCATTTAAAATTGCTACTGACCCTTATGTTGGTCGTTTAGCGTTCTTCCGTGCTTATTCAGGACGTTTAGATGCGGGATCTTATATTTTGAACACTCGTTCAGGAAATAAAGAGCGTATCTCTCGTATTTACCAAATGCATGCTAACAAACAAAATCCAATCGAATATATTGAGGCTGGAGATATTGGAGCTGCTGTAGGATTTAAAGATATCAAAACTGGGGATACAATGTGTGACGAAAAGCACCCAATTATTCTTGAGTCAATGAAATTCCCTGATCCTGTAATTGGTATTGCAATTGAGCCTAAAACAAAAGCTGACGTTGATAAAATGGGTATGGCTTTAGCTAAGTTAGCTGAAGAGGATCCTACATTTACAGTTAGAACTGATGAGGCTTCAGGTCAAACTATTATTTCAGGTATGGGTGAGTTACACTTAGATATCTTGATTGATAGAATGAAGCGTGAATTTAAAGTTGAAGTTGACCAAGGTGAGCCTCAAGTTGAATATAAAGAAGCATTTACAAGATCTGCTACTCATAGAGAAACTTACAAGAAACAATCTGGTGGACGTGGTAAATTCGGTGATATTGTATTTACATTAGAGCCTGCTGAAGATGTTGATGGTAAGCCAGCTGTAGGGTTACAATTTATTAATGCTGTTAAAGGAGGAAATGTTCCTAAAGAATATATTCCTGCTGTTGAAAAAGGTTTCCGTGAAGCTATGAAAACTGGTCCATTAGCAGGTTATGCTGTGGATAGTTTGAGAGTTACTTTGTCTGATGGATCTTTTCACCCTGTAGATTCTGATGCTCTTTCTTTTGAATTAGCGGCAAAAATGGGGTATAAAGAAGTAGCTAAAGCTGCAGGAGCTGTTATTCTTGAGCCTATTATGAAAATCGAAGTTATTACTCCAGAAGAAAATATGGGTGATATCGTTGGGGATTTAAATAGAAGAAGAGGTCAAGTTAATGACATGGGAGATAGATCTGGTGCAAAAACTATTAAAGCTGATGTGCCTTTATCTGAGATGTTTGGTTATGTAACTACATTGAGAACATTGTCATCTGGTAGAGCTACTTCTACAATGGAGTTCTCTCACTATGCAGAAACACCTTCTAATATTTCAGAAGAAGTAATTAAAAAAGCAAAAGGTAACGCTTAA
- the rpsG gene encoding 30S ribosomal protein S7 — protein MRKRAAKKRPLLPDPKFNDQLVTRFVNNLMWDGKKSTAFKVFYDALDIVEAKKGDTEKTALELWKDALTNVMPHVEVRSRRVGGATFQIPMPIRPDRKISTAMKWLILYARKRNEKSMAGKLSSEILAASKEEGAAVKKRMDTHKMADANKAFSHFRF, from the coding sequence ATGAGAAAAAGAGCAGCCAAAAAAAGACCTCTTTTACCGGATCCTAAATTTAACGATCAGTTAGTAACACGTTTTGTAAACAACTTAATGTGGGATGGTAAAAAATCAACAGCTTTTAAAGTATTTTATGATGCATTAGACATTGTAGAAGCTAAAAAAGGAGATACAGAAAAAACAGCTTTAGAGCTATGGAAAGATGCATTAACAAATGTTATGCCTCACGTAGAAGTAAGAAGCCGTAGAGTAGGTGGAGCAACGTTCCAAATACCAATGCCAATTCGTCCAGATAGAAAAATTTCTACTGCAATGAAATGGTTAATATTATATGCAAGAAAAAGAAATGAGAAATCTATGGCAGGTAAATTGTCGTCTGAAATCTTAGCAGCTTCTAAAGAAGAAGGTGCTGCGGTTAAGAAAAGAATGGATACTCATAAAATGGCAGATGCAAATAAAGCATTCTCACACTTTAGATTTTAA
- the rpsL gene encoding 30S ribosomal protein S12 has translation MPTIQQLVRTGRAKITKKSKSAALDSCPQRRGVCTRVYTTTPKKPNSAMRKVARVRLTNGNEVNAYIPGEGHNLQEHSIVLVRGGRVKDLPGVRYHIVRGALDTAGVSGRTQRRSKYGAKRPKDAKK, from the coding sequence ATGCCAACAATTCAACAATTAGTAAGAACAGGAAGAGCCAAAATAACTAAGAAGAGTAAATCGGCTGCTTTAGATTCTTGTCCTCAAAGAAGAGGGGTTTGTACGCGTGTGTATACTACAACACCTAAAAAACCAAACTCAGCAATGCGTAAAGTTGCGCGTGTGCGTTTGACAAATGGTAATGAAGTAAATGCTTACATCCCTGGAGAAGGACATAATTTACAGGAGCACTCGATAGTATTAGTTAGAGGTGGAAGAGTTAAAGATTTGCCAGGTGTTAGATACCACATTGTACGTGGTGCTTTGGATACTGCCGGAGTTAGCGGTAGAACTCAAAGAAGATCTAAGTACGGAGCAAAAAGACCAAAAGACGCTAAAAAGTAA
- the rlmB gene encoding 23S rRNA (guanosine(2251)-2'-O)-methyltransferase RlmB, whose amino-acid sequence MEKENQIFGIRAIIEAIVAGKEVDKVFIQKDAQGELMQELLKTMKKNNINFVYVPVEKLNRLTSKNHQGAVASISPVSFHDLETLVTAVLEKEKTPLFLILDQLSDARNFGAIIRTAECTGVDGIIIQKQGSAPVNGDTVKTSAGAVFNVPICKVDHIKDAIFFLQGSGIKTVAATEKTDNTIYDISLAEPTAIIMGSEDRGVNPSVLKIVDEKAKLPMYGTIESLNVSVACGAFLYETVRQRQ is encoded by the coding sequence ATGGAAAAAGAAAATCAAATATTTGGAATTAGAGCAATAATAGAAGCTATTGTTGCAGGAAAAGAAGTCGATAAAGTTTTTATTCAAAAAGACGCACAAGGCGAATTGATGCAAGAGCTTTTGAAAACAATGAAAAAAAACAATATTAATTTTGTTTATGTTCCTGTTGAAAAACTTAACCGATTAACTTCTAAAAACCACCAAGGTGCAGTTGCAAGTATTTCACCTGTTTCTTTCCATGATTTAGAAACGTTGGTTACAGCAGTTTTAGAAAAAGAAAAAACACCTTTATTTTTAATATTAGACCAATTGTCTGACGCTAGAAATTTTGGAGCTATTATCAGAACTGCAGAATGTACTGGAGTTGACGGAATTATTATTCAAAAACAAGGTTCTGCACCTGTAAATGGAGATACTGTAAAAACTAGTGCTGGTGCAGTATTTAATGTCCCAATTTGCAAAGTAGACCACATTAAAGACGCTATTTTCTTTTTACAAGGAAGCGGAATCAAAACTGTTGCTGCAACTGAAAAAACCGACAATACCATTTACGACATATCACTTGCTGAACCTACTGCAATTATAATGGGAAGTGAAGACCGTGGTGTAAACCCCTCAGTATTGAAAATTGTAGATGAAAAAGCAAAATTACCAATGTATGGAACTATAGAATCGTTAAATGTTTCTGTGGCTTGTGGCGCTTTTTTATATGAAACGGTAAGACAAAGACAGTAG
- a CDS encoding rhomboid family intramembrane serine protease, whose amino-acid sequence MKKPSLENPFVFTPSVVLLPLLFVLSLWTVFWVEKHFHISLSHYGVYPREAFGAKGIFFSAFLHGDLKHLINNSLALLVLLAALRFFYREQSFVVLIFGIIFSGLGTWLLGRPSYHIGASGLIYALVSFMFFKGIFTKYYRLVALSLLIVVFYGGMVWYMFPKVDDAISWEGHLSGFLTGIAFALVLRTPQFAKPILYDWEKPDFNPELDPFIKNFDETGKFNPLPKPEEVVKEYFTTSLKVIYNFIGIKKD is encoded by the coding sequence ATGAAAAAACCAAGTTTAGAAAATCCATTTGTTTTTACGCCATCGGTAGTACTGTTACCATTACTCTTTGTATTGTCGCTTTGGACAGTATTTTGGGTAGAAAAACACTTTCATATCAGCTTATCACATTATGGTGTGTATCCAAGAGAAGCATTTGGTGCAAAAGGAATTTTCTTCAGTGCTTTTTTGCATGGCGATTTAAAACATTTAATAAATAATTCACTAGCCTTATTAGTTTTGTTAGCGGCACTACGATTTTTTTATAGAGAACAGTCTTTTGTAGTTCTTATTTTCGGAATTATATTTTCAGGTTTAGGAACTTGGTTGTTAGGAAGACCGAGTTATCATATTGGTGCAAGCGGATTAATTTATGCTTTGGTAAGTTTTATGTTTTTTAAAGGAATTTTTACCAAATATTATCGTTTAGTTGCCTTGTCTTTGCTAATCGTTGTGTTTTATGGCGGAATGGTTTGGTATATGTTTCCAAAAGTAGATGACGCTATTTCTTGGGAAGGACATTTAAGTGGTTTTTTAACAGGAATTGCTTTTGCTTTGGTTTTAAGAACACCTCAATTTGCAAAACCTATTTTATACGACTGGGAAAAACCTGATTTTAACCCAGAGCTGGATCCATTTATAAAAAATTTTGACGAAACAGGAAAATTTAACCCTCTGCCAAAACCAGAAGAAGTCGTAAAGGAATACTTTACAACTTCTTTAAAGGTAATTTATAATTTTATTGGAATTAAAAAAGATTGA
- a CDS encoding replication-associated recombination protein A: protein MEAPLAERIRPKNLSEYISQLHLVGEQGSLTHQIAKGIIPSLILWGPPGTGKTTLAQIMAEESKRPFYILSAINSGVKDIREVLEKAKQSGGIFTAKNPILFIDEIHRFSKSQQDSLLAAVEKGWVTLIGATTENPSFEVIPALLSRCQVYVLNPFSKDDLEALLNRAIATDRYLQTKKIELKETEALLRLSGGDGRKLLNVFELVINATEEDTIVITNEKVMQLAQKNTVLYDKTGEQHYDIVSAFIKSIRGSDPNGAVYWLARMIEGGEDVKFIARRLLILASEDIGNANPTALIMANNTFQAVTTIGYPESRIILSQCAIYLASSAKSNASYMAIGKAQQLVKQTGDLPVPLHLRNAPTKLMKELGYGDEYKYSHDYANNFAEQEFLPNEVSETKFFEPGDNARERELRTFLKNRWKDKYGY from the coding sequence ATGGAAGCACCGTTAGCAGAAAGAATTAGACCCAAAAACTTATCGGAATATATTAGTCAGTTGCATTTAGTAGGCGAACAAGGTTCGTTAACACATCAAATTGCAAAAGGAATAATTCCAAGTTTAATTTTATGGGGACCGCCTGGAACCGGAAAAACGACTTTAGCGCAAATAATGGCTGAAGAAAGTAAGCGACCATTTTATATTTTAAGCGCTATTAATAGTGGTGTAAAAGATATTCGTGAAGTTTTAGAGAAAGCCAAACAAAGTGGCGGAATTTTTACGGCTAAAAACCCCATTTTATTTATAGATGAGATTCATCGTTTTAGTAAATCGCAACAAGATTCTTTATTAGCAGCAGTTGAAAAAGGTTGGGTAACCTTAATAGGAGCCACGACTGAAAATCCGAGTTTTGAAGTAATTCCTGCTTTATTGTCAAGATGTCAGGTTTATGTGTTGAATCCGTTTTCGAAAGATGATTTAGAAGCATTATTAAATCGAGCAATTGCTACAGATCGTTATTTACAAACTAAAAAAATTGAATTAAAAGAAACCGAAGCTTTACTGCGATTATCGGGCGGTGATGGAAGAAAATTATTAAACGTTTTTGAATTAGTAATTAATGCAACCGAAGAAGACACGATTGTAATTACCAATGAAAAAGTAATGCAATTGGCTCAAAAAAACACCGTTTTATACGACAAAACCGGCGAACAACATTATGATATTGTTTCAGCATTTATAAAATCGATACGAGGAAGTGATCCAAATGGTGCAGTTTATTGGTTAGCTCGAATGATTGAAGGCGGAGAAGACGTGAAATTTATAGCTAGAAGATTATTAATTTTAGCTAGTGAAGATATTGGAAATGCCAATCCAACCGCATTAATTATGGCAAATAACACGTTTCAAGCAGTTACAACAATTGGTTACCCTGAAAGTAGAATTATCTTGAGTCAGTGTGCTATATATTTAGCGAGTTCAGCAAAAAGTAACGCGAGTTATATGGCCATTGGAAAAGCACAACAATTGGTAAAACAAACAGGCGACTTGCCAGTTCCGTTACATTTGCGAAATGCTCCAACCAAATTAATGAAAGAATTAGGCTATGGCGATGAATATAAATATTCGCACGATTATGCCAATAATTTTGCTGAGCAAGAATTCTTGCCAAATGAAGTTTCAGAAACTAAATTTTTTGAACCTGGTGATAACGCTCGTGAAAGAGAATTACGCACTTTCTTGAAAAATAGATGGAAAGATAAATATGGGTATTAG
- a CDS encoding YjjG family noncanonical pyrimidine nucleotidase produces MKTFSNKKHIFFDLDHTLWDFDKNSAFAFEIIFKKHNLEVSVVEFLEYYIPRNHHYWKLYQVNQISIEHLRFYRLKDVFEALDFSITDEMIHQLSEDYIIHLPDNNLLFDGAIEVLNYLKENYHLHIITNGFGEVQGRKLRNSKIDHFFQTITNSEMVGVKKPHPTIFEFALSLAKASKEESIMIGDSLEADIDGALSFGIDAIYFNEQNFSTSKSIYQVNHLLELKNIL; encoded by the coding sequence TTGAAAACCTTCTCTAATAAGAAACATATATTTTTTGATTTAGATCACACACTTTGGGATTTTGATAAAAATTCGGCTTTTGCATTTGAAATTATTTTTAAGAAACATAATTTAGAGGTTTCAGTTGTAGAATTTCTAGAATATTATATTCCTCGAAATCATCATTATTGGAAATTGTATCAAGTCAATCAAATTTCTATTGAGCATCTACGCTTTTATCGTTTAAAAGATGTGTTTGAAGCTTTAGACTTTTCAATAACTGATGAAATGATTCATCAGCTTTCAGAAGATTATATTATACATTTACCTGACAATAACTTGTTGTTTGACGGAGCAATTGAGGTGCTTAATTATCTGAAAGAAAATTATCATTTACATATTATTACTAACGGATTTGGTGAAGTTCAAGGCAGAAAATTAAGGAATTCTAAAATTGATCATTTTTTTCAGACTATTACTAATTCTGAAATGGTTGGAGTTAAAAAACCACACCCCACTATATTTGAATTTGCACTATCTTTGGCAAAAGCTTCTAAAGAAGAAAGTATAATGATAGGCGATAGTTTAGAAGCAGACATTGATGGAGCATTAAGCTTTGGAATAGATGCTATTTATTTTAATGAACAAAATTTCAGTACATCAAAATCAATTTATCAAGTAAATCATTTATTAGAATTAAAAAACATATTATAA